The following is a genomic window from Homalodisca vitripennis isolate AUS2020 chromosome 5, UT_GWSS_2.1, whole genome shotgun sequence.
ATGTCTAATTGGTAACTGAAAATCTAAATAAGAGCTTGAACCATGTCGTTTAGTTACAATTACCCAAAAGGCGTTTATATGACATGTGGAGAATTTAGTGTATTGCtagttacatattaaatttttaaactcaatccatttaaataattttatcaagcAATAACACTAAATCATGTTTTCATggctaattattttgtatacggTACTATTAATATATGAcagaaagttacaaaatattcagTAGATTTACAGCATAATGGCACGAAATAGTGAAAACTGCTGCTATGTtaagttgttttttataaacctttctttaaaatacgtatatttacaTTGTAGTACTGTCGGTAACCATCCCACTCTAAATGCTCAGACAGCCTAGGTAACATTCTCCAATCAGAAATGgtaattaaaaaacctaaaatttttattcacttactcatgaaattttcataaaaactgtaaaaatataatgattaataaatattaaagatttgcTGAATTTAAGGTTTATTAATGTGGTGCGATAAATTACTATGTAAGGTAGATATCCAAGGCAAAAAGGATCAAATATATAGTGAAACGAAGAAGTTTCATTTTTACCAATCACATACTACCTGTATCAATAGACTATAAAACGTGCTGATAGTTGTATTACTACAATACATGCTAAAGTAAACCAAATAATGTCGGTCAGTTGCGGTCGAGCGTGGTGACACACCATACGAATCGTCAGGACTTGTCACTGTGGCTGATCGAGTAGTGACTGGTCATCACGGAGTTGTGTCTGCGGAAGGTCGAGCTGTTGAGATGACTCAGAGTATTGTCACCGATTTCGTTGGTGGGCCTCACACAGCAGAACAGGTACTGGTTGAAGTGTTTGCGAAACGCTTTGCTCACAAAGTACAGAGCGATGGGATTGATGCAAGAGTTGATATAACTGAGGCAGAAGCCGACGATGCGGAAAGCGTGCCAGAAGTCGTCGTAGTCGTCATGTGAAGATGGATAGAAATGGAACCACAACATGAATATATGATAAGGCAGAAAACACATTATGAATATGATAACGAAAGCTAGGACCATCTTGGCGACTTTCTTCCTCGCCTGGATCTGATTCGACTGGCTCTTGCAGGGGTTGTGTTCGCCGGGTAGGGTCCTGGTGCTGAGCATGAGATGCCTGGCCATGAGCACGTAGAAACCTGCGATCACACACAGAGGAATTGCGTAGTAAGCAAGGAATTTAAAAAGGACCATTCCTTTCTCGTACGTAGAACCGTATTCCCTCGGGAAGGGCGAGCAGTACAAGATCGTATGGTTGTCTTGCACATCCGCAGACTGGACATTGGAGAATATGGCTGCAGGTAGAGCCAGTATCAAAGACATGATCCAGATAAGTACTGCCGTGATGATGGTGAGCGGCTTGGAGGAGATGTGACTTCTGATGGGGTTGACGATGGCACAGTACCTCTCGGCACTGAGTGCGGTCAGAGTGAACACGGACACGCCGATGGAGACGTCCTTGGTCGCTTCGGACAGTTTGCAGATCAGCTCGCCCCAGGGCCACGACTCTATCGTGTACAGAGTGGATGTGAATGGCACACAACTAACGATTACGAGCAGATCTCCCAGAGCCAGACTGAATATATAAGTGTTGGGAACGTTCCTCATGGTGCGGTGACGCGCGAAGATGAAGACCAGTGTACCGTTCCCCAACACTCCCACTAGGAAGATGATCGCAAACACTACTGGCACAATGTACGTCTCCGGTCGTTCAGAGTAAGGAACGTAGCCAACCAATTCAGTATCATTCTCGTAACCGTGCATCCATCCAGAGGCGTTTCTCTGGGAATCCATAGCTGGTTCTGTAACAACAAAttgaatagttattaaaattatgattaagttgtaatggaatctataatgagctgatattatagtatatttcttCGTTTACAAGATCGGttctaaattcaaaaatgtaaattaaacaaaataaatccaagcattaaattcatgttattcagttgttttattcataatttaaatattgaagtcACGGGAGTTATGTTATATAGCCTGACTTCTTTCATTAATCGGGATTCATATAAAATCCTAACATGCACGTGTTCTCTCTGTATATGATGGGGAGCTGCctgattttattttgatttgtttttatttcctccCACGACACTAATTAGGTGAACACGTAATGTTCTTGTTTTCTTAAAGAGAATTTTTAAggattataattgtatttttttagcaCAGTATGTAAAGATACTATTATACGATTACCTATGTGACCACACTTGTTCTAAAAATCAGATTTACCTATGAAATCCTCGcggctttttatttttatttatttatatagttttaaataggtattatcatttttagaaaaaatcttttaaaaaacaaacttatttagtgtgagaaactatttttgtatgatatttttttattttaaaataacattttcagtcaGGTACCGTCATTGTTCGTTCCTCTGTATTACTGATAAACAGAAACTGTGagaaatattacagtttaatgtTATGTATATGATTTCATATAACCTAGAGATAATCAAGAGTATAAATTGCTACTTGtggtattattttaacatttcaatatagAAAGCACTgctatttcataattattttctctttcttaTGCTACGATAGATATCAGTTAGTTACCGTACTTTTGTGTATATTAAACTAGCACGATAAAAGTAGTGGGCTTGGTGCCAGAAAGGTTATACGGTGCACATATGTTAGATGAGGGATCAATAGAGAAACGGTAGACAAATACAGGCGGGCTGTCATTTGTCTCACAGTGAGACAGCATGTGGCTGGCTGATTGACACAGCTTTGAAAGGCTTGCAGTGTTTAAACAACGATTAGGAGGCAATTGTCTCCTGATTTTGTCACTGTTATTCATGAAACAAAGcagttcaaattaaattacagtgGTTAgcttattaatgatatatttatagcCCTACATTGAAGTGGTTGTGGTGGAGTTCCTGTTTTCCTTTGTGTTTTGCCAGTTAGGAAGATGTCTGATTGTTTTGTTTCCTATGGCTCTATTCctcaagatatttattttaaagtgctcaaaattgtttaagtaaatataattttgaatctgCGCAAAGGAAGAAGACAAATTGAGACgtcattgaataaaaaaaagagaagcATAGAAGtgcaagaattatattttaagttaagccGTAAAATAGTAAGCATGATGCTCCTAAAAAAGTTAATGATATGCGAACATTCCtgggactggaaaaatttcatatctgtctatctgtctgtcagtCTATCAGCACGATGTTTTAGATTGACCTATAATCTTTAAACTAtgtattaagcttcatttctacatcaGGAACACTAAGCCTGATGATGATGCACGTCTTTCCATGGAATTCGGCTTAGCGTTAgctaatatttgtaaattggtcttatggttaTACGTGATGCAGCAAAAATacaaccgaataaataaataaatctgtaaaaaaagcTAATATACGTATAAGAAATTtgaacacatgtagcctaattatcccaacacatgtaacataattttatggtAACTGGTTTTGTACACAGTTATCATTTAAACAATAATGTgaaacacaatattataataaaaaagattaaattaaaaacgtaacatattatattgaaattttgctTGGAACTGTACTTctgcatatataaaattatttctatgatgttgcatgtctaaccatggaatttggcggAGCGATATTGCAGCCTATCAGTCAGTAGGCTTAAACAAGTTTTCTTTTGTTTGGCGGgtgatgtaaaaatttctttgatTATTATGAACCTATATAATACAAAGAATTGCAAtatcactaaaaaaatatatagacatacaCTCTTAACCGagatctaataataataattatgtctttCTTTCTGCAGTCAAAAACTAATCCTTGtaacttcatatttattatttaaacgtaaataacGTTATAACCTGagtattattatttgaaacaaacaataaaatactaaattgttttatactaagtctattaagcttcatttttatttcaacgacTAAATCATTGATAGAAGGCGAACAAAGGAAAGCAATCGTGTAACAGCGAAGGTGTTTTCTACTAGGGATTTAGTTTGGATTGGATAATGTTCCCACTCCTGAGAATTCCTTATCCCTAACTCTCTCACGGATTTGAGCAAAAGAAATATTAAGTAATTCTTTGTGAATCCTTTGGGATTGATACATTATTTATGAGCAGCCATACGAAGCTGGCGAAATAAATCTCCTTTTAAAGAATAAAGGAACTCACAGCAACCCATCTAAATTTGCTATTATTATCGGTTTATTTATTATGGTCTTTTTATACGATAGCTATTCATATTTGTTGCATGATAGTATGCTATTGATACTTCCTCgctaaatttaataatgtatttaataatttagatcTTTTAATTTACATATGAGTACTTCTAGCTCAGCTACCTTTAGCAACATCATGAATATTTATAGAGTTATTAGACTTACAAGTACCCAAAGCTTGCAACCACTACTACATCAAGTTCTCCCagttaaaatgttatgaattttgtaatagcgttatttaaattttttggaaatgataaatatttatattgacataTTCTTTCATAGTTGTATAACAGAAATGGGTACTATGCTAATTTACTATAGATTTTACTTAAAAAGCATTGCAATTTGTTGGTatggatattttatataaatgataatggTTTTGAATTATTCATGACTtattaagggaatttttaaaatagaacttaaattagaataacaatcaaaataataactttacatttattttcttaggTGTGGTTATTAAAAAAGTCATATGAAGGCTTCATAGGCCTTGCCGTCGAATgaccatacaaaattaaaagtggaatagtttgttttttactctgaattaagtGATTTTCTatgtataatttagttataaaaggtcccatctttaaaatttttaagaacagTTGTACTAAATACAAAGCACGTACCCAAGGTTTTTCTGTTGATAGATTGATTACTGAAGCTGTTTCGCAAACAGATAAACTCATAACCATGGGAAGATTctagatataattattatacactgGTATTGTAGTTGTAATTCGTGATGTGACAATGTTGATGATctctaaattaaaatacttgtatttacGAGTTAAAGAAGTAGattgatgtcttattttaccacgaCGTGTTGTTAGGATTAAGAACACAACCAATAGACTAACGATTAAAGATGACTTAGGGACCTCTGTCAGTGTATAGTCAGGCAGGACAGGCTCGTTCAGCGGTCTCCAAAACAGCAGCttcgctcgacgttgcttgactctgTTGTCTTGGGATACCGCCGTACCCGTTATACTCCGTCGCGTCAGTCACACGTACTGAAACAATAATACATTGGGTTAACGTGAAGAAGATTGTGATGAATTCAAATATCTATTAAACTCCTacatggtattaaacattttcaaatccaTTTGTCCCTTACTGTATGTACCTTtggtaaatttcattaatattagaaattcaagattgatttatttattttcttcctaatattagattgaaataaaatatatgttaataggTGAGTAATAATATAAAGTGAGTTAAGTAAAAGACGGAAATAAGAATTGTGAAATACTCATAggctaataattaaaaataatccaacAATGGAATAGCAAAGGATATGATATAATGTAGCAATAGAGTGATGTACAGCCCTTTTATTTTTATCCCAAATATCAATAGAGTTTTTATACATCAAAGagaaattactaataatatatgtttttagtaacatgtgtttgtttgtttacattgagCCAACATAAATGAAtaacagtacaatattttaaacgtcTGGTTGAAACATTATAGCTTTTACATTGACTTTCTAGTTCTTCTAAAGGTGGACTCTCAAGTAAAATCCACTAGTAGAATTTCCATAATTAACAGATAGAGTGAGAGTATTAGAGCAACTAACTCCAGTCATTGTAGCTCTGtggtttacaaatatttctttttaaaacgccctttattctataatatatactttcacaacaaactaaataaatttattatttttaatattgcaaataatgtttaaatatttgaattcatCTTCATGATTACGATTATTTCTCAAATAACAAATCATTCatgatgatttaattttatacgaATGTTTATAACAGCATTAGAGCCACGAAATTAATAACATTCTAGAGttgcagtttttaaaacaatccaaGGATTGTATTTAAGGACTAGCATATTCCACGATGTGGATAAGAACTGCAACAACCACTGACTTAATAACTAGTACAGTACCCGACTGTCCGTGTACTTTCTACTATTCCACCACAAATTACCTGGCAATTTTCTGAGTTAGTGGGTTATGAATAATAGGAACAGTGACATTTCAATAATTCTAGAGATTATTCCCAGTAGACTGTATGTTGAATCTGtcaacaaaatttattctttaacacTGAGATACAATTTCTTGTTTTCTACAAACTTTTTTATATGCTTGGATGAAATGTCTACATTGAATGAATTGGATCTTGGAGTGCGGAAATTCCTCTGTAAAGAAGATAGGAAAAAGAAATCATGTGTACCCTAAGGGTATATTTTTGGTATAATTCTAATTATATGTATGTGTGCATGTTATAcctaatttttttagatatatttatccAACGGCGATGTGATGTTAGCATTACTATATTGTCAACAATTACAATGGGTATTAACTCTTATTTGAgtcttttattcattattattagtttaaaagatGCTGATTAGCAAATAAGAAAGcgagtttatacattttatacatacatatctATTGGTTTTTAGTTAGTCACATTTCGTGTCAGTGAAAACTGCATATATTATTGCTAAATGATTTGTcctaataaaaagaatataaataaaatcctgACATAGACATTGCATAAATATGTGACACTGAAAGattccattttttatttcttagcaCCATTATTGTAATGGTGTATCTAGAAACAAGAACTAAATAATAGTGTTTTCTTATGAAATAAACACGTTACAGTTGAAGTAACCTTGCATACTTACGATTGCACTATAAGTGTTACCAAGAGGTCTAAAGTGACAAaaagatctctctctctctctctctctctctctctctctcttttactCCCCTCTCTCTGCTTTACCCGTGCCTTGAAATCTtactttacaatataattatcCTTAATGCCACCagagaagaaattaatttttgtcaagTACATTAAGATGTAACTTTAATCtacttattatatatgtaatatcatttttctaaacaataaataatacattacattttattaggtgtaaaataaaataaactcacaTGAATAAAAATCTTACATCTCGTTTAGCACATTATTTCTAGTGCTTTGATGGTATTTGTATCTCTATGCCCCACCCTTacgaaatattatgtaaaatattctatatcaatatatttattcagaTTCTAGCACACATATATACTCCGTGTATGACTTTGGCATGTAACAGAAACAGACAGCTTTTCTTTGAAGCGAGGAAAATGTAAGTTACTTGGGTTTGTTACCTTCtgtagaaaagaaaattatattctaagaGCCCCTCTTTTcctataaaatacagtttatacagGTATATTGAAAAACCTTCTTCCATCACTTACCTCTGCTTGGGAAGAAGTTGTAAAGAATTACGTTACTAACGTTACTGATAAGAGTCATGTCTTTCAAAAATATAGTTCACGCCATTTCTTCCTACACGCTATTTGCGTCCTGTATTCGAAAGAGACATTAAAATACCcaatataaacaaaagaaacactGTATTGCTTACTGACTGcgtaacatttataaacattaatgaaCACTCTCCTATAAATTCCATGGTAAATGTTACTTGCTAATTCACGTTATTTAATATTCTTGGTAAATAATGTGTATTTGTACGattaatgttattacttttcAGCCAAACTAATCAAGTAAATAGTTGTCTGTAGCTAATTATACGTTTTAATGGATTACTTATAATAGCAATAACTAACTAGCGGACTTGATTTAATCGTATGTTCTCTgtttattgtacataaaatacgTTTTTGTGTTGATACTCTTCTATGTATCTGTTTTGTGAAGCTACCTAAACATTTACTGCCTTAAAGTTAGTTGtgaagacaaaatattaaaaagttaacttAATACGGGTATCTAGAATAATTCATTACATACCggtgtattgtaataaatattaatacatacataataaaaatattaataatataactaaatatttatatttaaaaattttacatgtgttataaaaaataaaaacttacat
Proteins encoded in this region:
- the LOC124363852 gene encoding neuropeptide CCHamide-1 receptor-like produces the protein MDSQRNASGWMHGYENDTELVGYVPYSERPETYIVPVVFAIIFLVGVLGNGTLVFIFARHRTMRNVPNTYIFSLALGDLLVIVSCVPFTSTLYTIESWPWGELICKLSEATKDVSIGVSVFTLTALSAERYCAIVNPIRSHISSKPLTIITAVLIWIMSLILALPAAIFSNVQSADVQDNHTILYCSPFPREYGSTYEKGMVLFKFLAYYAIPLCVIAGFYVLMARHLMLSTRTLPGEHNPCKSQSNQIQARKKVAKMVLAFVIIFIMCFLPYHIFMLWFHFYPSSHDDYDDFWHAFRIVGFCLSYINSCINPIALYFVSKAFRKHFNQYLFCCVRPTNEIGDNTLSHLNSSTFRRHNSVMTSHYSISHSDKS